The Bacillus sp. B-jedd sequence GGGGACTTATATTTGACTGAAGCATTGGCAGTCATGAAGGAAAAAAATGCGGCAGTGGTCGGAAAACAAACTGTTTATATTTATTTTGAAAAAGAACAGCAGCTTGCCGTTCTGTTTGAAGGGAAGGAAAATAGATTCATTCATCAAAATAATGGTTTTCTTGCCGGTTCAACATTTTTATTTAAAAGGGAAATAGCAGAAAAAGTGAAATTTCCGCCAGTTTTTATAGGAGAAGATAAAGGTTTTATAGAGAAGTGCAAAAGCCTTGGCCTCCCCATGTATGCATCATCCCGTTTCCATTACGCCTACATTCGCTATGAGGATTCGCATCACACCTCAGATGCTGACAACAGGCGGTTAAAAAGGCACTGTCTCCCCTTAGTGAAAATAAATGACTTGTCGGCTTACTTTAGCTAATGATGACGGGAGTGCTGCAGCATGGAAAAGGGCAATAAAGAGGCAATGAAGTTGAAGATAAACCTGGAAACGAGAAGGAAATATGCCGGAAAAAAACGAAAACAAGGGATAATAATAAGTGAAATAGAGGCAATTTTAACTGGTGAGTTTGATAAGCCGATTGTTTTTTTCCC is a genomic window containing:
- a CDS encoding glycosyltransferase family 2 protein, with the translated sequence MVSIITCTKRPEFLGKIFENFERQQVEGKELILVLHGWSQNGIDVRMEGQHIKIIHMPQETPLGQCFNEAIKHAKYDHIARFDDDDWYGDLYLTEALAVMKEKNAAVVGKQTVYIYFEKEQQLAVLFEGKENRFIHQNNGFLAGSTFLFKREIAEKVKFPPVFIGEDKGFIEKCKSLGLPMYASSRFHYAYIRYEDSHHTSDADNRRLKRHCLPLVKINDLSAYFS